One genomic window of Sporocytophaga myxococcoides DSM 11118 includes the following:
- a CDS encoding DUF4783 domain-containing protein, whose translation MRNRSFLILTILLVIFSKNAIGQSDVLEGTKNALKAGSSKDLSKYFNDMVEIGLNKEDKKTYSKTQAEFILRDFFKQYPPTDFQYVHQGSSKEGMKYTIGKYIYSGGTFRVITVVKQFRGSYLIDSIVFEE comes from the coding sequence ATGAGAAATCGCTCTTTTTTAATTCTTACTATACTTCTGGTGATATTTAGTAAGAATGCCATAGGCCAGTCCGATGTACTTGAAGGTACAAAAAATGCCTTGAAGGCCGGCAGCTCAAAAGACCTTTCAAAATATTTTAACGATATGGTAGAAATTGGCCTGAACAAGGAGGATAAAAAAACCTACAGCAAAACACAGGCAGAATTCATATTAAGAGATTTTTTCAAACAGTACCCTCCGACAGATTTTCAATATGTGCACCAGGGATCTTCCAAAGAAGGGATGAAATACACAATTGGAAAATATATATATAGCGGAGGCACTTTCAGAGTAATAACAGTGGTAAAACAATTCCGCGGAAGTTACCTGATAGATTCAATCGTATTTGAAGAGTAA